The genomic DNA AGCTCCATTGACCAGTGCGAACCTAGCAGCCTTTCGCTTTAACTGCACCGCCTTCCTCTTATCTCCTGGCAGAATTCCCTTTTCGAGGTAACTAACAATTTCCTCAGCCCAAGCAGGCATGACTtcgatagttaaaataaaaaccttatCAACGATGGAAGGTTGTTGCTAAATTTGTACTAGTTGGCCGGACTCCCCCACCTCACACTCGGTTGAAGAGCCTAAACAGGCTAGATGGTCTTCCTTCTCATTCTCTTCTCTTGGGATTTTAACAATACAAAACTTTTTGAAAGATTTTTGCATACCTTGAATTTTGGATAAGTAGAGCTTCATCTTGCTGCCCTTAGCCTCAAACTCACCACGAATGTGGCTGACAATAACTTGAGAATCACTCCGCACCTCTACAAATTCTGCCTCTAGCTCTTGAGCTAAATCGAGTCCCGCTATTACAGCTTCATACTCGGCTTCATTGTTAGTAGTTTTAAATTCTAATCTTAATGAACTCTTCAACTCTCTTCCATCCGGTGTGATCATCACAACCCCAGCTCTGCGGTTTCTCTTGGTAGATGAACCATCCACATGAATTACCCATGTCCTCTCTTTCGGCCAATCCTCCTGGTCTTGAATGTTGGTGAATTCTACCACAAAGTTTGCTAGAGCTTGACCTTTAACAGCATTACGTGAGACAAAATGAATGTCGAATTCACTAATCTCAATTGCCCAGTTGACTAACCGACCAGACAAGTCCAACTTCCGAAGTACTTTCTTCAATGGATACTCGGTCAAAacattgattgtatgagcttggaagtatGGTCGGAGCTTCCTAGAAGCAATTACCAAGGCGAAAGCAAGTTTCTCCATCTGTACGTATCTCTCCTCAGCCCCATGCAACGCTCGGCTAATAAAGTAGACCAGCTTCTGAACACCCTCTTCTTCGCAGATCAAAGCTGCACTGACCGCGGTTGGTGATACAGCTAAGTATAAATATAATACTTCTCCAAGAATAACACGGCTGAGAAGAGGTGGACTGACCAAGTACTTCTTAAGTTGCTCGAATGCCTGTTCGTATTCTTCAGACCATTCGAAAGCCTTAcgtaaaattttaaagaatggaAGGCACTTATCTGCTGACCGAGAAATGAACCTGTTTAAAGCTGCAATTCTTCCCGTCAACTGTTGAACTTGCTTTATATTTTTtggagattgcatatccaaCACCGCCTGGATTTTCTCTGGATTGGCCTCAATTCCTCGGCTAGACACCATATAACCGAGGAACTTCCCAGATGAAACTCCAAATGCGCATTTTGCAGGATTAAGCTTCATTTTGAAATGCTTCAATATCCTAAATGCCTCCTGTAAATCTGTCACGTGATCTACCCGCAGCTTGCtcttgactagcatgtcatcaacaAAAACCTCCATCTTCTTCCCGATTTGCTCTTGAAACATCTTGTTTACCAACCTTTGGTAAGTTGCACCAGCATTTTTCAAACCGAATGGCATGACCTTGTAGCAGTACAAGCCTCGGTCAGTGATGAAGGCTGTCTTTTCTTGATCAGATGGATGCATgaaaatctgattatagccCAAGAAGGCATCCATGAAGCTCAGCAACTCATACCCTGCTGTGGCATCAACCAAAGAGCTGATATGGGGTAGTGGGAAACTATCCTTTAGGCAAGCCTTGTTAAGATCGGTAAAATCtacgcacatcctccacttcccagAAGACTTCTTAACCATCACTACATTGGACAACCAATCAGGGTAATACGCTTCTTCGATAAACTGAGCTTTCAGAAGATTGTCAACCTCCTCGGCAATTGCCATGTTTCTGTCAGGAGCAAATTTCCTTCGCTTCTGCTTTACTAGTTTAACTTCTGGATTAATGTTCAGGTGATGAACAATATCCTTGGGATCAATCCCCGGCAGGTCTTCTGGAGACCATGCAAAGACTTCGAGGTTTTGCTAGAGAAACCGAACAAGGACTTCTTTAACCTTAGAAGTTAATTGAGAACCGACTTTCACAACCTTTCCTTCAGCTATAGGTATGTCGATCAATGGCTCGGCTAGTTCCTTTCTCAACTGCATCTTCCGCTCATCACCCAAACTACCGATCGTCAGAAGTGCTGACTTTGGGCATTTCTTCAAAGATGTATTATAGCACCTTCTGGCAACAATTTGGTCCCCTTTAACTTCGCCAACCCCTTCAGTTGTTGGGAACTTCACCTTCAAGTGGTAAGTAGAAGTCACTGTCCTCAGTTGATTCAAAGCTGGACAACCGATGATTATATTGTAAGCTGATGGTCGGTCGATAACCAAAAAATCCACCATGATAGTGGATTGCCTGGGAGCTATCCCTGCTGTGACCGGAAGAGTAATCAACCCGATGGGTTGGACACGCTCACCCGCAAACCCTATCGATGGTGATAGGAAAGGTTTCAACTTCTCTTGGCTAATGCCCAATTGCTGAACAACTGTTCAATAGAGAATGTCAGCCGAGCTCCCATTGTCTAACAAGACTCGGTGAATAGCATGATTGGCCACTGTCAAAGTTATCACCAGTGCATCATCATGTGGCATTGAGACTTCTTTCGCATCTTCCTCAGAAAATGTTAGAATACTTGGTTCCTGCTTCTGGATTTTGGAGGGTTTTTCAAGCACGAAGATTTCTTCCATTCTTGCTTGCTTGACGTAAGCCTTCCTCGCCGAACTTGATTCTCCTCCACTAGCAAGACCTCCCGAGATGGTTCGAATCTCGCCAATATTGGCTTGGTTCCGGGGACTCTGCTGTTTGTCCTGTGAGACCCTCGGCTCATCACACCTTTGTCTCTGGTTGCGTGATCGATCATTATTCTGACCCGACCATTGACCCTGACCGTCTTGAGGGTTCTTCCCTTTACCGTTTTCCTCAGCTAAGAAATTCAGCAACTTtccatttctcaaaaaattttcaatgtcaAACCGAAGACTGATACAATCCTCGATTTGATGCCCATGATCGTTATGATATTCGCAAAACTTCTGAGTGCTGCGGTTTTGGGGAGGACATTTCATCCTTCCTGGCCATCTGAAGCTCGGATCTTTTTTAACTTCCATGAACACCTTATAAACAGTCGTATTTAGAGGTGTCCATCCCACATATTGTTGATGCTGGTTTGGCCGAGGCGGTAGATCAACCTTCTTTTCTAGAGTTTTTGGGTTCTGGcggtctttcttcttcttttcgaCAAAAACCCTCGGTTTTGTCATGGGTGGATCAGCAGCAGGCTTACTCTCGGCAGCTTTAGATTTCAACAACGCTAAGATTGTTTCTTCCTGGCTGATGAACTCCTCAACCTTGTTATTGAACTATCGAAGAGTTCCTGTCTTTGGTTTTTTTGCCAATTCGGCCATCAGAGGCCCTTCAGTCTGTATACCGTGCATCAATGCTGAGAGAATGGTCTGTTCGTCAGTACTCTCTACTGTCAGTTTCTCTCGATTGAACCGTAACAGATAAACCTTCAAGGACTCGTTCTTCCCTTGTACTAGGATAATAGCTATGctggatttttctttcttcttcgaaCGACAAGAAATTGTCCTAAGAACTGCTGCCCAAGATAATCAAAATTATCAACAGATTTAGGACTCAGACTCCCAAACCATTCTTTGGCAACTCCCCTTAGAGTTAATGGGAAGGCTCGGCAAGCGATTTCGTCAGGAGTTTCATGAAGGATGATGTGAGCTCGGAAGCTTTCCATATGGTCGGAAGGATCTCCACTCCCGTGATATTCGCCAATCCGAGGAACCTTGAAACTACTAGGCATCGGAAACCTCATCACCCGATCAGTAAAAGGTAAATTGGTGTGTTGCATAAGATCCTCGGTGGCAGACCaattttccccattttcaaTCAAGAAAGCCATTTTCTCGTACTTCTCCTTGAGATCTTCAACATCTTTATTCACAGCAGCTTCTGTAGGCTTGACATGGTGTGACCGACCATGACGGGTATGGCTACACCGAGAATGGCTATCATGGGTTTTGACGTGACTGGATTCGCCATGGTGTGATTTGCCACTAAGATGTGGACCATTGTTGGGCTTCCGTTGGTGAGAGTTTTCTTTGGTCCGAGAGACATGAGGACTCCCTTGTATTGAACTTCCAGCATCTTGTTGAGTTGATTGCTGTCGAGTTGATGGTGGTGGCTCCCTAAAAGATTCCTCCTGCCTTCTCTTCGGTGCTGAACCTTCTCTAGGTGGTAACCTAGAGACGATCTCTTCATTTTGCTCCTTCATAGCTTCGACAGATTCGGCTATTCGCTTCATGAAGCCTTCCAACAAGGCTGTTTGGGGGTTTGGAACGTGTGATGTTCCAGGAATATCTGGGGTAAGATGTGGAGGTGTATCTGGGTGTGGGGGTGTGTTCACCATATCGGAATATTAAATTTAGTAAGAACCGATAAAAATCGAGCTCCCACAGACAGCGCCAAACTGTTTgagcagttttccgaatgatgacgtggaaTAAGCCCCGTAGAACCGAGGGATCAACTGAGGGATTAACTGAGTatggaaacaaagaaacaagatcAAAGCTGCCAGTGTTGTCCGGCTGGCaatagctccgatgcctaagttagtcacaatgtttaagagaaaaatgaacttGAAGATTATGGGTGAGACAAAGTATACAAAGGATATTCAGTTTTTTAGGGTaaaaagaagttaccgaaaTAGTGAGAGGGGACCTCCCTTTTTATAGGCATCGGGTTACacctgttcatctaacactgtggacTTACCGAGGGTCCACGTGTTGACAGTATATTGAGGAGCAGTAAATAAGATATTTATTTAGATATTTCTAATATTTCCTGAGAGTAATGCTCGGTACCGGCCACAGACTCGGCTAACCGAGCCTGATAACCGAGTGTCGATAATGTAATTTATATAAGCCTAAGTTTGCTGAACGTGAGTTTGTTTTGAACAGCAAAAATGACCGAGTGTTTGGGAATGGGCTGGCAGGTTTGCACTGGGCCCAACCCAGCTAAAATATGACCCAACAATAAAAATTGCCAAAGTGCTACAACGGATTTCTTGTTATTTCTCCTTTGTTTATATACGTATACACGTCTAGCCTGattataaaagaaatagaaCTCGTTTTCATATATAAGTTTGCTCTTGCACTGcacaaaattttatatatatatatatataattcatttatttaactTTGTTGTTGTGGTACTACttgttaaatcaaaatttaataggtCATAAGGCTCAACAcctagaatatttaattaaaatgaaggTGAATGATTGgaataatgctataagtcaTTCTTGTGTCCATCTTGAGTTCCTCCAAGAAttatgtggctattaaaatcactattgggcttgtgattgatcattattagattttgatcaaatagtgattttaatagttacatcattcttggagggactcaaCAGGGAGACAAGAAGAATTTCTAGAATTACTAGAATGattaagataaaaaatatatatatatttaattatttaattaatattttaacactactAACTAATCTTTAAATCTTGCTAATCTTCCTGATGGATATTTTCTGAAGCTCATGATGCCATGAGGACCTTCATGAATAATACCTTCAATAATAACACTGATGGGGTCTTTACTTCACATTAGTGCAACAAGTGGAAGAGTTAAATcatctataaaataaataaaaaataataataaagtggaAGATTTAGTGCATTAGGAGAACACTACTAATTAATCTTTAAATCTTGCTAATCTTCCCGATGGATATTTTCTGAAGCTCATGATGCCATGCGAACCTTCATGAATAATACCTTCAATAATAACACTGATGGGGTCTTTACTTCACATTAGTGCAACAAGTGGAAGAGTTAAATcatctataaaataaataaaaaataataataaagtggaAGATTTAGTGCATTAGGAGGGCAATATTGTCAATTTAAATGCACTCCTCTGTTATTGCACGGAGACACTCCAAATATATTCATGTGCTCTTATATCCATTTAATAGGAAAAAGTACACATATTCCCTTCAATGTACACATATTCTCTTCACATTACTATTTTATTGGAAGATTTAgtgcatttatttttattttttataattttttgtttttattatgattttaagattttttttttaaaaaaaaaaattatgaatggtATTTTTGCCATTGGGTTATACATTAACATTGTTTTGATAGCTTATAAGAAATATTGACATAAACATTAATAATAAGGTAATAGTTTGGGCGggtatatttttccctatttaataaaaagagaagaatatgAAAAAATGCTTGAAGACTTGGTAAAATTGAGGCCTCATTCAGGCCCATTAAGAAGGCCCAAGGCCCACTATGAACTCAATGGATGCgactagggctgttaagtgagcgaagtgttttgcgagcaagctcgggctcggctcgcataagcttggctcgtgctcgactcgaatattaaatgaagcgtttcgtaAACACGAATCCTGgcttgaatattaaatgaagctagctcggctcgactcggctaagctcgtgagcagctcgtataagACTCGAATTtgtagttattcacataattcctcatattaatattaaaaattgatgatttttttttttttctaatagcatcattttattataaaatgatgcatatcctttctcttcgaaaccaatTGCTTTATTGTATTGACTCGAACTCCATACTTCGCTAGCCAGACTAAgtaaatgctcatatgcaagctggcttcttgagctatttaagagtacttgaagtttaaatttataataaaaaaataaattaaattaaatataagagccagctcgtgaactggctcgactcggctcaatttattatgagctcgagttcgagctcgattttttggctcgtccttaaGCTCGGCTCAGGCTCGacctcgagtaaaatttaaataagtcgagcccaaataaaaaaaactcgCTCAAGCTCAGCTCGTTTAGACCCCTAGATGCGACCATTTTCTAATCGATACCATCACCATCGGCAAGAAGAATATCCGAAATGATCAAAGATTCAGAAGTCATTGAACAATTCCGGAAATGATGCATCAAGCGACACGttgatttgaaaattttgtctAAATCTTCATAAATTTAAGGGTAGTCTAGGAAAATAGCATCAATGATAAAGCAAGATGCTGATCACTGATCCATCCAATAAATATTGTTtggattataaaaaaatataataacattAATTAGTGAAACAATCATGAAGTTGCCCGTACGAGATTTGGAGAGATAATAtattaagagtaatgatattcTTCACATCTATTTAAGATTGGTGGACACGACCTCAtttaagtagtttttttttatttttttaatggttgaCATTGCGTAAAATATGTGTGAATAAAAACATTACTCAATACATAAATAATATTAGAGATTTTAGAATAATGTTATTCTTTACACTCATTTTATACTGATTGCCGATTCTAATGCATGTTAGctacttagaaaaaaaatatatatatatcaaaagttacttaaaacatgTAATATCAACCATTATGAAATGAGTATAATAGGGCATTACTAAGCCGATTATCCCAAGCGATGGTTTCTCACATGTCAATCTAGGTTGAAGAGTATTTGAAGGTCATGCTCTTGTATACTCCTTTGCATTGACAATTCAAATAGGGTTGAAGGGTCTCACAATACTCATGTCCTTACTGATGCTCTTTGGTTTGGTGTTCTATTGATAGGATCAGGCCATCTTTTGACCCatttattgttgttttgttgtattatttgcattgtaatttttgttttatgtttattGTTGAGAGTCCATCgtgtttttggtattttgatcCTTATAACCCTTTTTCCcaatttgcttaaaaaaataaaaaaaataaaaaaaaaaaaaaacctctattTATTGTTCAAGGACACTAACTATAatcatcaattgaaaaaaaaaattgcttaatCATTTTGTCTTCTGTCTAAACGTTACAAACCACCATGACCCTTTTGATCACTTTTTATATGGTACTATATATTGGTCGATCGTGGGCAAAAAGAGTAATGTACTTGAAATATGTAGAATAATGTGCACCTTAATTAAGCAAAATCTAGCAATATACACACATGAAAGCctagtatatttttttttttttttttttttaatatgaaagcCTAGTATATATAGCTAAGCTAGCTAGTCCCATGCAAGATCATCCACACAACTCAAATCATGATGCATTAATCCAGACATACTGTAGACTCCACAAACCCAAGATCAAAGTTAAAGCTGTCAAATGAAGTATCCATGATCTGATCACCCATTTGATCAGAATATTTCTCCTCCTtattctcctcttcttcttgtctCAATGGCGGCTCTCCTTCCAATATTGGTGCTTCAGAGGGTTCATGAGTGGCGCCCCAGAAACAGTTCTCATGATTTGTGAGCTCAATCCCTGATGGGGTCACCGAAGAAGAGGAAGACGAGGAATTATTGGGTGTTTTCGTTTCCATGGAAGCATCTGTAAGCTGAAAATTAGTCAGAGAAAAAAATTCTGGAATGGGTTGTTGATGGGTTTGTGATATCAGATTATGAGTGTTTGGGTCCAACCCTTGTGAGATTAGCCTTTTCTTGATGCATGAATTCCAGAAATTCTTCACCTCGTTGTCTGTTCTTCCCGGGAGATGCTTGGCTATCTGAGCCCATCTTTAATAACAACCAGACAAAAAGCTATTAAAAATGCAGCcaaagtgtttgataaaatcgCTGTTTCACATTTAAAACTACAGTTTTaactcaaagaagaagaggaagaagaaatctCATAGAAATTGTTCTTTTGCTATCCCTTGTTCGAGGAAGGATTCTTACTTGTTGCCTACAATCCTATGAATGTCAATGATGATCTGTTCTTCTTCTGGAGAAAAGGAACCCCTTTTAAGATCTGGCCTTAGATAGTTTATCCATCTCAATCTGCAACTCTTTCCACACCTATGCAAGCCTGCAATATATTCAACCACTCAGCAAGAACAAAGGATTTTgcaacacagagagagagagagagagagagagagaaagaaagcaaTTACGTACCAGCAAGCCTTGGAACAGAGCTCCAGCTTCCATGTCCATGGGTGGAGATATAAGTGTTGAGCTTCGCATCTTCTTCAGGAGACCATAGCCCACGTTTAACCTTCTGTTTGCTGCAGCAACTATGGCCGTCCATATTCTTACCGTTTATGACGACAGGTTGATCACCTTGCACTCCTTTAAACTCACaagtttcacttttttttgtGTACTCCAAAAAAATACGTGGCTTATTagatttttaatatttaagatccacaacaaaataacaataatgtAATGTAATGTGATAATTAACTCTAAAacacatataaataaataaataaaagagtatTACATGGTCACTGACAAGTGCATGAACTCTAGCCTCTAAGCCAAGTGGCAGCACAGAGAAGCAAGCTGGTTGCCAAATGTGAATAATGTGTGTTGTTTTATTAACTTGGGCAATTTAGCAAGAGGCTTATGAATGTAATGCATAGCAAAGCTTCTTTATAATGTCTCCTGGCCCCACTAATTGggaattaaaaaagtaaaaagagaaGGAATTTGTTAATTTGACAATGAAGTAAACtaatatcattttcatttttctttattttatttggcaACTTTTGATTTTATAAAGCAGATTACTATTTGCGTAAGAGGAAGATGTATGATTGCTCTGGCTATGTTTCTATGATGTGGGTTTGTTTCTAACTTCACTAAGCCATGGTTGAGTATATATTAACTCGTTTTCCCAACCCTTGGGTTATGTTTCCATGCATGTCACAATCAAacaagtaattttagaagtcactcttatgtaactcaaaaaatgaggtggtttttaaaattaacatttgatcaaaatccaataatgatcaatcacaagcctaatggtgattttaaaagctatagAGTGATATAAGAGagatttctaacattactcccATCAAATTACATTATGTTCTTATTCACTTGATGAGTTACAATACAAAGAGTCAATAATTATGGGGAATGGAGATCAAATCAAATCTAATTTAAATGTATTCacatatgatttgatttcattacaaTAAATGTTAGAATCAAATCCTACAATGAATGCTAGAACCAAATCCCTTAATGGAATCATATATAGGAATATATTATAACAATGTTGACTTGATAGTTTTAACCAATTTTTGGATtagtcattatatatattgaaaaaaaaaaaaaaaaaaaaaaaagtgggttgGGACTGCCACATTAACAATGTAGAttagttgtaaaataaaaatgtaaattgtgacattactattttctttctttttttttttaaaaaaaagggatgaCCAATTGGTCATAAAAGCAAATTCCATGTGAGAAATGTGCAGGGGGGAATATTAACTTGGGATGCACTCCTGAGGAGGACCACAGGGTCTAATTGAGTGTTGTGGTGGGCTTCTCTGATCACCCATTCTCCTTCCAACTCCATacacattttttaaagaaaaggtTGTGCCTAGTGTTCACAACacccagagaaaaaaaaaaaaaaaaaattgaccttgTGAAGAAACCTTCTTAGACATTTTCTCCTTGTTAATTCATCGTGTCTCAGGAATTAGATATCTCATGTTCGATTGCTTGAGCAATATACTTAATGTATCTGGCTTGGTGGTGTTTGTTCCCATCTACAGAATTATATATTCTTGATTGGGTTTggaatttttctttccttttggaTGAATGAGGTTCAAACAGAAGGGGAAAGCTATCGTGGTGTTTAGTTCGAAGAATCTAACATTTTCCTTCACATTCACATAATCACATTCATAGGTGATTGGGTtggagtttttcttttcttttggatgaatgagtTTTGGTTCCAAATAGAACCAGAAAGCTGAGATTCCAGTAACGTGGCGTTtatcatcaatttatttttatatatgtatccTATATGAATTATTTATGCTTCTCAAAATATCCTTATTGTTACTTTCTTTTAAGTGTAAAAGGTTGTTTGATacaaaagtatataaaaattaaaccaaaaatgacaataaagaaaaaccatatatatactgttaaagtaatgattaaatgattaaatttatctattcctattagcttaagcttttaaaataagtagcaatttaatatggtatcagagccaaaggttttgagatcgaaccttgactccagaccccacatttaaattaaatattctatgtgttagatttcacatattaaaagaaagtttgaacCTACACGTGAGATggagtattaaagtaatgattaaatttatttcttcctatTGGCTTAAGCTTTAGGAATAAATAGTAACAGTgagtttttctttcatttaccAAAACTAAACTGCATATccgtttgatttattttcttcgtTTTCATGTTTAGCCGTATAAAACCTGtacatttcttctttttcttcttcttctttcttttgtttttttgaataatatagTTCATGACTTTTATATGCAAATTTTACAAGTGATAGTATGTATTGCATATTATTAAAGGCCACTCATACTACTATATCAATCACATTAC from Corylus avellana chromosome ca6, CavTom2PMs-1.0 includes the following:
- the LOC132185220 gene encoding transcription factor MYB61-like; protein product: MDGHSCCSKQKVKRGLWSPEEDAKLNTYISTHGHGSWSSVPRLAGLHRCGKSCRLRWINYLRPDLKRGSFSPEEEQIIIDIHRIVGNKWAQIAKHLPGRTDNEVKNFWNSCIKKRLISQGLDPNTHNLISQTHQQPIPEFFSLTNFQLTDASMETKTPNNSSSSSSSVTPSGIELTNHENCFWGATHEPSEAPILEGEPPLRQEEEENKEEKYSDQMGDQIMDTSFDSFNFDLGFVESTVCLD
- the LOC132185214 gene encoding uncharacterized protein LOC132185214 — protein: MTKPRVFVEKKKKDRQNPKTLEKKVDLPPRPNQHQQYVGWTPLNTTVYKVFMEVKKDPSFRWPGRMKCPPQNRSTQKFCEYHNDHGHQIEDCISLRFDIENFLRNGKLLNFLAEENGKGKNPQDGQGQWSGQNNDRSRNQRQRCDEPRVSQDKQQSPRNQANIGEIRTISGGLASGGESSSARKAYVKQARMEEIFVLEKPSKIQKQEPSILTFSEEDAKEVSMPHDDALQLGISQEKLKPFLSPSIGFAGERVQPIGLITLPVTAGIAPRQSTIMVDFLVIDRPSAYNIIIGCPALNQLRTVTSTYHLKVKFPTTEGVGEVKGDQIVARRCYNTSLKKCPKSALLTIGSLGDERKMQLRKELAEPLIDIPIAEGKQNLEVFAWSPEDLPGIDPKDIVHHLNINPEVKLVKQKRRKFAPDRNMAIAEEVDNLLKAQFIEEAYYPDWLSNVVMVKKSSGKWRMCVDFTDLNKACLKDSFPLPHISSLVDATAGYELLSFMDAFLGYNQIFMHPSDQEKTAFITDRGLYCYKVMPFGLKNAGATYQRLVNKMFQEQIGKKMEVFVDDMLVKSKLRVDHVTDLQEAFRILKHFKMKLNPAKCAFGVSSGKFLGYMVSSRGIEANPEKIQAVLDMQSPKNIKQVQQLTGRIAALNRFISRSADKCLPFFKILRKAFEWSEEYEQAFEQLKKYLVSPPLLSRVILGEVLYLYLAVSPTAVSAALICEEEGVQKLVYFISRALHGAEERYVQMEKLAFALVIASRKLRPYFQAHTINVLTEYPLKKVLRKLDLSGRLVNWAIEISEFDIHFVSRNAVKGQALANFVVEFTNIQDQEDWPKERTWVIHVDGSSTKRNRRAGVVMITPDGRELKSSLRLEFKTTNNEAEYEAVIAGLDLAQELEAEFVEVRSDSQVIVSHIRGEFEAKGSKMKLYLSKIQGMQKSFKKFCIVKIPREENEKEDHLACLGSSTECEVGESGQLVQI